One part of the Vanessa cardui chromosome 2, ilVanCard2.1, whole genome shotgun sequence genome encodes these proteins:
- the LOC124537673 gene encoding bromodomain-containing protein 3-like isoform X1 yields the protein MPLSQKLDEPLVTIEIADSSTMQQAVDPLATTSTPSAEPVNGASSEDVPRRQGRITNQLQFLQKNVIKAVWKHKFAWPFHQPVDAKKLNIPDYHKIIKKPMDLGTIKKRLESNYYYSAQECIQDFNTMFTNCYVYNKPGEDVVVMAQTLEKLFLNRIAQMDKEEKEIEMPSNSGKGGVKKRTGGSSGGVTASGAAAGAGAPAASAALGARTSAVKPMAPAPHPAFVGSTNTTTTPTLTAPSVTPPATHTGLPQQVATQPSNFHVTQAPAQPVATIPAVTLSQTQPAKVKKGVKRKADTTTPMGSSFEGGYTTPTIEQQSGPKPAKISTRRESGRQKKAGRVGDDGFKMGGLSPSVGAAGASHHAALTPQLAKSKEKLSDALKSCNEILKELFSKKHSGYAWPFYKPVDAELLGLHDYFDIIKKPMDLGTVKQKMDGRAYKTAAEFAADVRLIFTNCYKYNPPDHDVVAMARKLQDVFEMRYAKIPDEPSHVGVPHIDKGSSASSSESGSESESESDDSEEERNNKVKLLEKELLALQEKMRKLVEESNNKKKAKKKVKDKTKKQITNNAVPKTNAVAGYGAKANNIGENLVSSTATSGVRGKTGSKRGAGAAGGVSAASAGKAAARGAPAKKKSSTPTAAPPHHAPAHHAHHAHHAHHAHHAHPDTDDEDLAKPMSYDEKRQLSLDINKLPGDKLGKVVHIIQSREPSLRDSNPDEIEIDFETLKPSTLRELENYVASCLRKKTHRKVSGKSKDEQMAEKKQELEKRLQDVSGQLGTNKKQQPKKEGCKEGLGGGMSSSSSSSDSSNSSSSTDTSSSDSSDSEAGTSAGKPSKKKLKKQAQQVPSQTKPVPQVVVPVAPLAAPAEPPRAEPKPEPPAPAPAAAPAPAPDAKPPPAASAPLAPPAAPPALAPAPSAPDSSNVPALREEPQKPPMKTEPRNGLDKVDASHYIDPIERSLASLERSLQADVPMDVSVSASESSMRLEEFALPKPSIMPDATHHNLMAQLGGLTDMTHVTEQIKNEMYPQPHNGFVEKNTPQEREMLRPDINPNIPCLTTAPPVSSIFDPVYSVPHTHSVTAQSHLNIPNTPNLIPPVIKKEEVKPLLTPKPIEDLMGVPNMIGNNITDRVKYEIDKKVEDTKNSNFAQAFKLKQEQNLKNASSWSSLAQAGSPQSVPNIGVNNQIKQKPVMDSFQAFKKQAREKIDRQRALIEQQELRKKEQAERERQRQETERRHPEDDKMRVGVSARKAESAEVSSPAVSPVARGSPPAAPAAPPAPAAPDKPPASERDRLRQREQERRRREAMAGQIDMNMQSDLMAAFEESL from the exons ATGCCTCTTAGCCAGAAGTTGGATGAGCCTCTTGTTACAATTGAG ATTGCAGACTCCAGCACAATGCAGCAGGCAGTCGATCCCCTCGCTACAACAAGCACT CCCTCGGCGGAACCAGTAAATGGCGCGTCCTCCGAGGACGTTCCACGCCGGCAAGGCCGGATAACCAATCAGCTACAGTTCCTCCAAAAGAATGTTATTAAGGCAGTATGGAAACACAAATTTGCATGGCCCTTTCACCAACCCGTAgatgcaaaaaaattaaatattcct GATTAccacaaaattatcaaaaaaccTATGGATTTAGGAACAATTAAAAAGCGCCTTGAATCAAACTACTATTATTCCGCTCAAGAATGTATTCAGGATTTCAACACAATGTTCACAAACTGTTATGTTTACAATAAACCAGGGGAAGACGTTGTCGTAATGGCGCAAACTCtagaaaagttatttttaaatcgg ATAGCGCAAATGGACAAGGAAGAGAAAGAAATTGAGATGCCATCGAACAGCGGGAAGGGTGGAGTCAAAAAGCGCACGGGGGGTTCGAGTGGGGGAGTGACGGCGagcggcgcggcggcgggcgcgggcgcacCCGCTGCGAGCGCGGCGCTGGGCGCGCGCACCTCGGCCGTCAAGCCCATGGCGCCCGCGCCGCACCCCGCCTTCGTCGGCTCCACCAATACCACCACCACGCCCACGCTTACTGCGCCTTCGGTCACGCCGCCCGCTACACACACTGGCCTCCCGCAACAG GTAGCTACTCAACCTTCCAATTTCCATGTGACTCAAGCCCCAGCACAACCAGTCGCTACAATACCAGCCGTCACGCTATCACAGACCCAACCTGCTAAG GTAAAAAAAGGCGTTAAAAGAAAAGCTGATACCACAACACCTATGGGTAGTTCATTTGAAGGCGGTTATACAACTCCCACTATCGAACAGCAGAGTGGACCTAAACCTGCCAAAATTTCTACCAGAAGAGAAAGTGGCAGACAGAAAAAA GCGGGTCGAGTCGGAGACGACGGGTTCAAAATGGGCGGCTTGTCGCCCAGCGTGGGCGCGGCCGGCGCGTCGCACCACGCCGCGCTCACGCCGCAGTTGGCCAAGAGCAAGGAGAAGCTGTCCGACGCGCTCAAGAGCTGCAACGAAATACTGAAAGAGCTCTTTTCTAAGAAACACTCC GGTTACGCGTGGCCGTTTTACAAACCCGTTGATGCCGAGTTGCTCGGTCTTCatgattattttgatattattaagaAACCTATGGACCTCGGGACCGTTAAACAGAAGATGGATGGTAGAGCATATAAGACAGCTGCGGAATTCGCGGCAGATGTTCGTTTAATATTCAcaaattgttacaaatataatcCTCCCGATCACGACGTGGTTGCAATGGCCCGAAAGTTACAAGATGTTTTTGAAATGAG GTATGCCAAGATTCCTGATGAACCAAGTCATGTAGGAGTACCACATATAGATAAAGGGAGCTCAGCTTCTAGCTCAGAATCGGGCTCTGAATCTGAATCTGAATCGGATGACTCAGAGGAAGAAAGGAACAATAAAGTGAAATTGTTAGAAAAGGAACTTCTTGCACTTCAGGAAAAAATGCGAAAGCTTGTCGAAGAGTCCAATAATAAGAAGAAGGCTAAAAAGAAAGTAAAggacaaaacaaaaaaacaaataacaaacaatGCTGTTCCTAAAACAAATGCTGTCGCGGGTTATGGTGCGAAAGCAAACAATATTGGTGAAAACTTGG TATCGTCGACAGCGACGAGTGGCGTTCGCGGCAAGACTGGCAGCAAGCGCGGAGCGGGCGCGGCCGGCGGTGTGAGCGCGGCCAGCGCGGGCaaggcggcggcgcgcggcgcgccCGCCAAGAAGAAGAGCTCCACGCCCaccgccgcgccgccgcaccACGCGCCCGCGCACCACGCGCACCACGCGCACCACGCGCACCACGCCCACCACGCGCACCCCGACACCGACGACGAGGACCTCGCCAAGCCCATGTCGTACGACGAGAAGAGGCAGCTCTCACTCGACATCAACAAGTTGCCTG GTGATAAACTCGGAAAGGTTGTACACATTATTCAAAGCAGAGAACCTTCGCTGCGAGATTCCAATCCAGATGAAATCGAAATAGATTTTGAAACATTAAAACCATCAACACTTAGAGAATTAGAAAACTATGTAGCTTCATGTCTTCGGAAGAAAACac ATCGAAAAGTGTCTGGCAAGTCTAAGGATGAGCAGATGGCTGAGAAAAAGCAGGAATTAGAAAAAAGGTTGCAAGATGTATCAGGGCAATTAGGAACAAATAAGAAACAGCAACCCAAAAAAG AGGGCTGCAAGGAGGGCCTGGGCGGCGGAATGTCGTCGTCGTCCAGCTCGTCCGACTCGTCCAACTCGTCGTCCAGCACCGACACCAGCTCGTCCGACAGCAGCGACAGCGAAGCAG GTACGAGTGCCGGCAAACCTTCCAAGAAAAAACTCAAGAAGCAAGCGCAACAAGTTCCTTCGCAAACT AAGCCGGTCCCGCAGGTGGTCGTGCCCGTGGCGCCGCTGGCCGCGCCCGCGGAGCCGCCGCGCGCCGAGCCCAAGCCGgagccgcccgcgcccgcgcccgccgccgcgcccgcgcccgcgcccgacGCCaagccgccgcccgccgccagcgcgccgctcgcgccgcccgccgcgccgcccgcgctcgCGCCCGCGCCCAGCGCGCCCGACTCGTCCAACGTGCCCGCGCTCAGGGAGGAGCCCCAGAAGCCGCCCATGAAAACCGAGCCCCGCAATGGCCTCGATAAAGTAGACGCCTCGCACTACATAGACCCTATCGAGCGATCGCTCGCCAGCCTCGAGCGAAGCCTGCAAGCGGATGTGCCGATGGATGTCAGCGTTAGCGCGTCTGAGTCATCGATGCGACTCGAGGAGTTCGCTTTGCCGAAGCCTTCGATCATGCCCGATGCTACGCATCACAATCTGATGGCTCAGCTAGGAGGCCTGACGGACATGACTCACGTCACcgaacagataaaaaatgaaatgtatcCTCAACCCCATAATGGCTTTGTGGAGAAGAATACACCGCAGGAGCGGGAAATGTTGAGGCCGGATATTAATCCTAACATACCGTGCTTAACGACTGCTCCTCCAGTTTCCTCTATATTTGACCCCGTGTACTCTGTACCCCACACGCACTCTGTTACGGCACAATCACACCTAAACATCCCAAACACTCCTAATTTAATACCACCGGTGATTAAGAAGGAGGAAGTAAAACCTTTGTTAACGCCGAAGCCGATAGAAGATCTCATGGGAGTACCTAATATGATTGGCAACAATATTACTGATAGAGTAAAGTACGAAATAGATAAAAAGGTAGAAGATACAAAGAACTCTAATTTTGCTCAAGCTTTTAAGCTTAAGCAAGAACAGAATTTGAAAAATGCAAGTTCTTGGTCGTCTTTGGCTCAAGCCGGTAGCCCTCAGAGTGTCCCGAACATTGgtgtaaataatcaaataaaacagaaaCCAGTTATGGATAGTTTTCAA GCCTTTAAAAAACAAGCTCGTGAAAAGATTGATCGACAACGAGCTTTAATAGAACAGCAAGAACTCAGGAAGAAGGAGCAAGCGGAAAGAGAAAGACAGCGTCAAGAAACAGAAAGGCGGCATCCCGAAGACGATAAAATGAG GGTGGGTGTCAGCGCGCGCAAGGCGGAGAGCGCAGAGGTGTCGTCGCCGGCGGTGTCGCCCGTGGCGCGCGGctcgccgcccgccgcgcccgccgcgccgcccgcgcccgccgcgcccgacAAGCCGCCCGCCTCCGAGCGCGACCGCCTGCGTCAGCGCGAGCAGGAGCGCCGGCGTCGGGAAGCG atgGCAGGTCAGATAGATATGAATATGCAAAGCGACTTGATGGCAGCGTTTGAAGAATCGTTGTAA
- the LOC124537673 gene encoding bromodomain-containing protein 3-like isoform X2, which produces MPLSQKLDEPLVTIEIADSSTMQQAVDPLATTSTPSAEPVNGASSEDVPRRQGRITNQLQFLQKNVIKAVWKHKFAWPFHQPVDAKKLNIPDYHKIIKKPMDLGTIKKRLESNYYYSAQECIQDFNTMFTNCYVYNKPGEDVVVMAQTLEKLFLNRIAQMDKEEKEIEMPSNSGKGGVKKRTGGSSGGVTASGAAAGAGAPAASAALGARTSAVKPMAPAPHPAFVGSTNTTTTPTLTAPSVTPPATHTGLPQQVATQPSNFHVTQAPAQPVATIPAVTLSQTQPAKVKKGVKRKADTTTPMGSSFEGGYTTPTIEQQSGPKPAKISTRRESGRQKKAGRVGDDGFKMGGLSPSVGAAGASHHAALTPQLAKSKEKLSDALKSCNEILKELFSKKHSGYAWPFYKPVDAELLGLHDYFDIIKKPMDLGTVKQKMDGRAYKTAAEFAADVRLIFTNCYKYNPPDHDVVAMARKLQDVFEMRYAKIPDEPSHVGVPHIDKGSSASSSESGSESESESDDSEEERNNKVKLLEKELLALQEKMRKLVEESNNKKKAKKKVKDKTKKQITNNAVPKTNAVAGYGAKANNIGENLVSSTATSGVRGKTGSKRGAGAAGGVSAASAGKAAARGAPAKKKSSTPTAAPPHHAPAHHAHHAHHAHHAHHAHPDTDDEDLAKPMSYDEKRQLSLDINKLPGDKLGKVVHIIQSREPSLRDSNPDEIEIDFETLKPSTLRELENYVASCLRKKTHRKVSGKSKDEQMAEKKQELEKRLQDVSGQLGTNKKQQPKKEGCKEGLGGGMSSSSSSSDSSNSSSSTDTSSSDSSDSEAGTSAGKPSKKKLKKQAQQVPSQTPVPQVVVPVAPLAAPAEPPRAEPKPEPPAPAPAAAPAPAPDAKPPPAASAPLAPPAAPPALAPAPSAPDSSNVPALREEPQKPPMKTEPRNGLDKVDASHYIDPIERSLASLERSLQADVPMDVSVSASESSMRLEEFALPKPSIMPDATHHNLMAQLGGLTDMTHVTEQIKNEMYPQPHNGFVEKNTPQEREMLRPDINPNIPCLTTAPPVSSIFDPVYSVPHTHSVTAQSHLNIPNTPNLIPPVIKKEEVKPLLTPKPIEDLMGVPNMIGNNITDRVKYEIDKKVEDTKNSNFAQAFKLKQEQNLKNASSWSSLAQAGSPQSVPNIGVNNQIKQKPVMDSFQAFKKQAREKIDRQRALIEQQELRKKEQAERERQRQETERRHPEDDKMRVGVSARKAESAEVSSPAVSPVARGSPPAAPAAPPAPAAPDKPPASERDRLRQREQERRRREAMAGQIDMNMQSDLMAAFEESL; this is translated from the exons ATGCCTCTTAGCCAGAAGTTGGATGAGCCTCTTGTTACAATTGAG ATTGCAGACTCCAGCACAATGCAGCAGGCAGTCGATCCCCTCGCTACAACAAGCACT CCCTCGGCGGAACCAGTAAATGGCGCGTCCTCCGAGGACGTTCCACGCCGGCAAGGCCGGATAACCAATCAGCTACAGTTCCTCCAAAAGAATGTTATTAAGGCAGTATGGAAACACAAATTTGCATGGCCCTTTCACCAACCCGTAgatgcaaaaaaattaaatattcct GATTAccacaaaattatcaaaaaaccTATGGATTTAGGAACAATTAAAAAGCGCCTTGAATCAAACTACTATTATTCCGCTCAAGAATGTATTCAGGATTTCAACACAATGTTCACAAACTGTTATGTTTACAATAAACCAGGGGAAGACGTTGTCGTAATGGCGCAAACTCtagaaaagttatttttaaatcgg ATAGCGCAAATGGACAAGGAAGAGAAAGAAATTGAGATGCCATCGAACAGCGGGAAGGGTGGAGTCAAAAAGCGCACGGGGGGTTCGAGTGGGGGAGTGACGGCGagcggcgcggcggcgggcgcgggcgcacCCGCTGCGAGCGCGGCGCTGGGCGCGCGCACCTCGGCCGTCAAGCCCATGGCGCCCGCGCCGCACCCCGCCTTCGTCGGCTCCACCAATACCACCACCACGCCCACGCTTACTGCGCCTTCGGTCACGCCGCCCGCTACACACACTGGCCTCCCGCAACAG GTAGCTACTCAACCTTCCAATTTCCATGTGACTCAAGCCCCAGCACAACCAGTCGCTACAATACCAGCCGTCACGCTATCACAGACCCAACCTGCTAAG GTAAAAAAAGGCGTTAAAAGAAAAGCTGATACCACAACACCTATGGGTAGTTCATTTGAAGGCGGTTATACAACTCCCACTATCGAACAGCAGAGTGGACCTAAACCTGCCAAAATTTCTACCAGAAGAGAAAGTGGCAGACAGAAAAAA GCGGGTCGAGTCGGAGACGACGGGTTCAAAATGGGCGGCTTGTCGCCCAGCGTGGGCGCGGCCGGCGCGTCGCACCACGCCGCGCTCACGCCGCAGTTGGCCAAGAGCAAGGAGAAGCTGTCCGACGCGCTCAAGAGCTGCAACGAAATACTGAAAGAGCTCTTTTCTAAGAAACACTCC GGTTACGCGTGGCCGTTTTACAAACCCGTTGATGCCGAGTTGCTCGGTCTTCatgattattttgatattattaagaAACCTATGGACCTCGGGACCGTTAAACAGAAGATGGATGGTAGAGCATATAAGACAGCTGCGGAATTCGCGGCAGATGTTCGTTTAATATTCAcaaattgttacaaatataatcCTCCCGATCACGACGTGGTTGCAATGGCCCGAAAGTTACAAGATGTTTTTGAAATGAG GTATGCCAAGATTCCTGATGAACCAAGTCATGTAGGAGTACCACATATAGATAAAGGGAGCTCAGCTTCTAGCTCAGAATCGGGCTCTGAATCTGAATCTGAATCGGATGACTCAGAGGAAGAAAGGAACAATAAAGTGAAATTGTTAGAAAAGGAACTTCTTGCACTTCAGGAAAAAATGCGAAAGCTTGTCGAAGAGTCCAATAATAAGAAGAAGGCTAAAAAGAAAGTAAAggacaaaacaaaaaaacaaataacaaacaatGCTGTTCCTAAAACAAATGCTGTCGCGGGTTATGGTGCGAAAGCAAACAATATTGGTGAAAACTTGG TATCGTCGACAGCGACGAGTGGCGTTCGCGGCAAGACTGGCAGCAAGCGCGGAGCGGGCGCGGCCGGCGGTGTGAGCGCGGCCAGCGCGGGCaaggcggcggcgcgcggcgcgccCGCCAAGAAGAAGAGCTCCACGCCCaccgccgcgccgccgcaccACGCGCCCGCGCACCACGCGCACCACGCGCACCACGCGCACCACGCCCACCACGCGCACCCCGACACCGACGACGAGGACCTCGCCAAGCCCATGTCGTACGACGAGAAGAGGCAGCTCTCACTCGACATCAACAAGTTGCCTG GTGATAAACTCGGAAAGGTTGTACACATTATTCAAAGCAGAGAACCTTCGCTGCGAGATTCCAATCCAGATGAAATCGAAATAGATTTTGAAACATTAAAACCATCAACACTTAGAGAATTAGAAAACTATGTAGCTTCATGTCTTCGGAAGAAAACac ATCGAAAAGTGTCTGGCAAGTCTAAGGATGAGCAGATGGCTGAGAAAAAGCAGGAATTAGAAAAAAGGTTGCAAGATGTATCAGGGCAATTAGGAACAAATAAGAAACAGCAACCCAAAAAAG AGGGCTGCAAGGAGGGCCTGGGCGGCGGAATGTCGTCGTCGTCCAGCTCGTCCGACTCGTCCAACTCGTCGTCCAGCACCGACACCAGCTCGTCCGACAGCAGCGACAGCGAAGCAG GTACGAGTGCCGGCAAACCTTCCAAGAAAAAACTCAAGAAGCAAGCGCAACAAGTTCCTTCGCAAACT CCGGTCCCGCAGGTGGTCGTGCCCGTGGCGCCGCTGGCCGCGCCCGCGGAGCCGCCGCGCGCCGAGCCCAAGCCGgagccgcccgcgcccgcgcccgccgccgcgcccgcgcccgcgcccgacGCCaagccgccgcccgccgccagcgcgccgctcgcgccgcccgccgcgccgcccgcgctcgCGCCCGCGCCCAGCGCGCCCGACTCGTCCAACGTGCCCGCGCTCAGGGAGGAGCCCCAGAAGCCGCCCATGAAAACCGAGCCCCGCAATGGCCTCGATAAAGTAGACGCCTCGCACTACATAGACCCTATCGAGCGATCGCTCGCCAGCCTCGAGCGAAGCCTGCAAGCGGATGTGCCGATGGATGTCAGCGTTAGCGCGTCTGAGTCATCGATGCGACTCGAGGAGTTCGCTTTGCCGAAGCCTTCGATCATGCCCGATGCTACGCATCACAATCTGATGGCTCAGCTAGGAGGCCTGACGGACATGACTCACGTCACcgaacagataaaaaatgaaatgtatcCTCAACCCCATAATGGCTTTGTGGAGAAGAATACACCGCAGGAGCGGGAAATGTTGAGGCCGGATATTAATCCTAACATACCGTGCTTAACGACTGCTCCTCCAGTTTCCTCTATATTTGACCCCGTGTACTCTGTACCCCACACGCACTCTGTTACGGCACAATCACACCTAAACATCCCAAACACTCCTAATTTAATACCACCGGTGATTAAGAAGGAGGAAGTAAAACCTTTGTTAACGCCGAAGCCGATAGAAGATCTCATGGGAGTACCTAATATGATTGGCAACAATATTACTGATAGAGTAAAGTACGAAATAGATAAAAAGGTAGAAGATACAAAGAACTCTAATTTTGCTCAAGCTTTTAAGCTTAAGCAAGAACAGAATTTGAAAAATGCAAGTTCTTGGTCGTCTTTGGCTCAAGCCGGTAGCCCTCAGAGTGTCCCGAACATTGgtgtaaataatcaaataaaacagaaaCCAGTTATGGATAGTTTTCAA GCCTTTAAAAAACAAGCTCGTGAAAAGATTGATCGACAACGAGCTTTAATAGAACAGCAAGAACTCAGGAAGAAGGAGCAAGCGGAAAGAGAAAGACAGCGTCAAGAAACAGAAAGGCGGCATCCCGAAGACGATAAAATGAG GGTGGGTGTCAGCGCGCGCAAGGCGGAGAGCGCAGAGGTGTCGTCGCCGGCGGTGTCGCCCGTGGCGCGCGGctcgccgcccgccgcgcccgccgcgccgcccgcgcccgccgcgcccgacAAGCCGCCCGCCTCCGAGCGCGACCGCCTGCGTCAGCGCGAGCAGGAGCGCCGGCGTCGGGAAGCG atgGCAGGTCAGATAGATATGAATATGCAAAGCGACTTGATGGCAGCGTTTGAAGAATCGTTGTAA